Proteins encoded within one genomic window of Komagataella phaffii GS115 chromosome 3, complete sequence:
- a CDS encoding Diaminohydroxyphoshoribosylaminopyrimidine deaminase — translation MSFVPFLEPFIPHENTLLPELPFVTLTYAQSLDSRIAAKKGERTVISHQETKNMTQYLRSKHDAILVGVKTVLADDPGLNCKLGTPIRPIILDPTFQLLSKIASLKLIKLGLSGEGEPPVFITRKGVVSPDLQANLRSDYGISIVEIADRDVHRGKMSWFAILKILKDAEIHSVMVEGGATIINDLLICRQNSVPLVASLIITVGPVYLGKDGVEVTPARSVKLGNVRWWHGIQDAVVAASLE, via the coding sequence ATGTCATTTGTGCCCTTTCTTGAACCATTCATCCCCCATGAAAACACATTGCTTCCAGAACTACCCTTTGTGACCCTTACTTATGCTCAATCGCTTGACTCAAGAATAGCGGCCAAAAAGGGAGAACGAACGGTTATATCTCATCAGGAGACAAAAAATATGACCCAGTATCTTAGATCTAAACATGACGCCATTCTCGTTGGGGTGAAAACGGTTTTGGCAGACGATCCAGGGCTCAATTGTAAGCTGGGAACTCCTATCCGTCCGATCATACTCGATCCAACTTTCCAGTTACTTTCTAAGATAGCATCATTAAAGCTCATTAAGCTAGGCCTCTCAGGAGAAGGTGAACCTCCGGTATTTATTACTCGCAAAGGGGTGGTATCTCCAGATTTACAGGCAAATTTAAGGTCGGATTATGGTATTTCTATCGTGGAGATTGCTGATAGAGATGTCCACCGAGGAAAAATGTCTTGGTTTGCCATATTGAAAATCCTGAAAGATGCTGAAATTCATAGCGTCATGGTAGAAGGAGGTGCCACAATCATTAACGATTTGCTCATTTGTAGGCAGAACAGCGTTCCCCTGGTTGCCTCCCTTATCATCACAGTAGGTCCAGTATACTTGGGTAAGGATGGGGTCGAAGTCACACCAGCCCGTAGCGTTAAGCTAGGCAATGTTCGCTGGTGGCACGGAATACAAGATGCTGTAGTGGCAGCCAGTTTGGAATAA
- a CDS encoding RNA polymerase subunit ABC27, common to RNA polymerases I, II, and III, with the protein MEDNNRIISRLWRSFRTVKEMAADRGYFISQEEMDQSLEEFRSKICDSMGNPQRKLMSFLANPTPEALEKYSDLGTLWVEFCDEPSVGIKTMRNFCLRIQEKNFSTGIFIYQNNITPSANKMIPTVSPAIIETFQESDLVVNITHHELVPKHIRLSDGEKSQLLQRYKLKESQLPRIQREDPVARYLGLKRGQVVKIIRRSETSGRYASYRICL; encoded by the coding sequence ATGGAAGACAACAACCGAATCATTTCTAGATTGTGGAGATCATTTCGTACAGTCAAGGAAATGGCCGCTGACAGAGGCTATTTTATTTcacaagaagaaatggatCAAAGCTTGGAGGAATTTCGATCAAAGATTTGTGACTCCATGGGAAATCctcaaagaaaactaatGTCGTTCTTGGCTAACCCAACACCAGAAGCTTTAGAGAAGTACTCTGATCTTGGAACATTGTGGGTGGAGTTTTGCGACGAACCTAGTGTGGGAATCAAGACCATGAGAAACTTTTGCCTCAGAATACAGGAGAAAAACTTTAGCACTGGAATTTTCATTTACCAGAACAATATTACACCTAGCGCCAACAAAATGATCCCTACCGTTTCACCTGCCATCATTGAAACATTTCAAGAAAGTGATCTTGTTGTTAACATTACACACCATGAATTGGTGCCCAAACACATTCGATTAAGCGATGGTGAAAAATCACAGCTACTGCAGAGATacaagttgaaagagagCCAGTTGCCGCGTATCCAAAGAGAGGACCCGGTAGCACGATATCTCGGTTTGAAGAGGGGACAAGTGGTGAAGATCATTAGAAGGTCTGAGACCAGTGGTCGGTATGCCAGTTATAGAATCTGTTTGTAG
- a CDS encoding ribosome biogenesis protein BRX1, which produces MSAIYKALNKRSESKHTAKRVNRQRVLLMTSRGVTYRHRHLVQDLFSLLPHAKKEPKLDHKKRLYELNEIAELYNCNNVMYFEAKKHQDLYLWISKPPNGPSLKFHVQNMHTLDELNFTGNCLKGSRPILSFDKAFDDGEAQFQLMKELFIHVFGVPPLARKSKPFIDHVMSFSIVDGKVWIRNFQIAETEELKENEEAATIDDSILKDLTLVEIGPRVVLTLITVLEGSFGGPKIYENKEYVSPNVVRAQQKQLEAEAAANRSKATLDRKIKIRDQVLEADPLDNEVLFKNG; this is translated from the coding sequence ATGTCAGCCATTTACAAAGCTCTAAATAAACGTTCAGAATCTAAGCACACAGCAAAGAGAGTTAACAGACAAAGAGTTCTGCTGATGACCTCTAGGGGCGTCACTTACAGACATAGACATTTGGTGCAAGACTTGTTCAGTTTACTTCCACATGCAAAGAAAGAGCCCAAGTTAGATCACAAAAAGAGACTATATGAGCTCAACGAAATTGCTGAGCTGTACAACTGTAATAATGTGATGTATTTTGAAGCCAAAAAACACCAAGATTTGTATCTGTGGATATCCAAACCTCCTAATGGACCAAGTTTAAAATTCCATGTACAAAACATGCACACCTTAGATGAACTCAACTTTACCGGTAACTGTTTGAAAGGTTCTAGACCAATACTTTCCTTTGATAAGGCATTTGATGATGGAGAGGCTCAATTTCAGCTGATGAAAGAGCTGTTCATTCACGTGTTCGGAGTTCCTCCTTTAGCTCGTAAATCAAAACCGTTTATTGACCACGTTATGAGTTTCAGCATTGTCGATGGGAAGGTTTGGATCAGAAACTTCCAGATCGCTGAGACCgaggaattgaaagaaaatgaagaggCAGCTACTATCGACGATTCTATACTTAAAGATCTCACCTTGGTGGAGATTGGACCAAGAGTTGTGCTCACATTGATTACAGTACTTGAAGGATCATTTGGAGGTCCTAAGATCTACGAGAACAAAGAATATGTTTCGCCTAACGTTGTTAGAGCTCAACAGAAACAATTGGAAGCTGAAGCTGCCGCCAACAGATCTAAAGCCACACTAGatagaaaaatcaagatcAGAGACCAGGTCTTGGAGGCTGATCCGTTGGATAATGAGGTcctgttcaaaaatggtTGA